One Primulina huaijiensis isolate GDHJ02 chromosome 8, ASM1229523v2, whole genome shotgun sequence genomic region harbors:
- the LOC140983497 gene encoding endoglucanase 8-like isoform X2: MVGEALVSIILIVLMGWTVAENAILHDYGDALSKSVLFFEGQRSGKLPSNQRLTWRKDSALRDGLDKGVDLTGGYYDAGDNVKYNFPMAFTTTMLAWSVIEYGTSMGPDLSHAKEAIRWSTEYFLKCTSVPGVVFAGVGDPNADHNCWQRPEDMQTPRTVYAVSEKAPGSEVSAEIAASLAAASMVFKASDRGYSNLLLQRATKVFEFADKFRGSYNSSIGRGVCPFYCDYNGYHDELVWAAAWLHKATGNSQYWNYISQNIQYLRNAMLEFGWDAKHAGINVLVSKYVLSNPSLVKTTPFLANADNFVCDVLPESPIKSFKYSPGGLMFKPGGCNMQHTTTLSFLTLTYAGYIQNSKRIIQCKNVRINSERLIQFSKSQVDYILGSNPSKMSLMVGYGKKFPQHIHHRGSSLPSIAKHPKLIACKEGTPYYQTKEPNPNLLIGAVVGGPDLTDSFSDDRKDPGETEPTTYVNAPLVGLLAYFKGKN, translated from the exons ATGGTGGGAGAAGCTTTAGTGTCCATAATTTTGATAGTGTTAATGGGTTGGACTGTGGCTGAAAATGCGATTTTGCATGATTATGGTGATGCCTTGTCCAAAAGCGTGTTGTTTTTTGAGGGCCAAAGGTCGGGGAAATTACCCTCTAATCAGCGTTTGACATGGCGAAAAGATTCGGCTCTTCGTGATGGCCTTGACAAGGGC GTGGACTTAACCGGAGGCTACTATGATGCCGGCGACAACGTAAAGTACAATTTCCCGATGGCATTCACTACTACAATGCTAGCATGGAGTGTAATTGAATATGGCACGTCGATGGGTCCCGACCTCAGCCATGCAAAGGAGGCCATCCGATGGTCCACCGAGTACTTCCTCAAATGCACCAGTGTACCCGGTGTCGTTTTCGCTGGGGTTGGGGACCCCAACGCCGATCATAATTGCTGGCAAAGGCCGGAAGACATGCAGACTCCTCGTACGGTATACGCGGTTAGTGAAAAGGCCCCTGGTTCCGAGGTGTCCGCTGAGATTGCAGCGTCATTGGCCGCGGCTTCGATGGTGTTCAAAGCTTCCGACCGAGGATACTCTAATTTGCTTCTGCAAAGGGCCACTAAG GTATTTGAATTCGCAGACAAGTTTAGAGGATCATACAATTCTAGCATCGGGCGTGGAGTGTGCCCATTTTACTGTGATTACAATGGGTATCACGATGAGTTGGTGTGGGCTGCGGCTTGGCTACACAAAGCCACTGGAAATTCCCAGTATTGGAACTATATTTCTCAAAACATCCAATATTTGAGGAATGCCATGTTAGAATTCGGTTGGGACGCAAAACACGCCGGTATAAACGTACTAGTTTCCAAG TATGTTTTAAGCAACCCCAGCCTGGTAAAAACGACTCCTTTCCTTGCAAATGCTGACAACTTCGTGTGTGATGTATTGCCTGAATCGCCCATCAAAAGCTTTAAATATTCAcctg GTGGGCTAATGTTCAAACCAGGAGGTTGTAACATGCAGCACACAACTACTTTGTCATTTCTTACTCTAACATATGCTGGATATATACAAAATTCTAAAAGGATAATTCAATGCAAAAATGTGAGAATTAATTCAGAGAGGCTCATCCAATTCTCAAAATCACAG GTGGATTATATATTAGGGAGCAATCCCTCGAAAATGTCGCTAATGGTTGGATATGGGAAGAAATTTCCGCAGCATATACACCATAGGGGATCTTCATTACCTTCAATTGCCAAGCATCCAAAACTTATTGCTTGCAAAGAGGGAACACCCTATTATCAAACCAAGGAGCCAAACCCTAATTTGCTGATTGGAGCTGTGGTAGGGGGGCCGGatttaaccgattcgttttctGATGATCGGAAAGACCCTGGAGAAACGGAGCCAACCACTTATGTCAATGCACCTCTAGTAGGGCTCTTGGCTTACTTCAAAGGAAAGAACTAG
- the LOC140983497 gene encoding endoglucanase 8-like isoform X1, producing the protein MVGEALVSIILIVLMGWTVAENAILHDYGDALSKSVLFFEGQRSGKLPSNQRLTWRKDSALRDGLDKGVDLTGGYYDAGDNVKYNFPMAFTTTMLAWSVIEYGTSMGPDLSHAKEAIRWSTEYFLKCTSVPGVVFAGVGDPNADHNCWQRPEDMQTPRTVYAVSEKAPGSEVSAEIAASLAAASMVFKASDRGYSNLLLQRATKVFEFADKFRGSYNSSIGRGVCPFYCDYNGYHDELVWAAAWLHKATGNSQYWNYISQNIQYLRNAMLEFGWDAKHAGINVLLCWIVFNLQYVLSNPSLVKTTPFLANADNFVCDVLPESPIKSFKYSPGGLMFKPGGCNMQHTTTLSFLTLTYAGYIQNSKRIIQCKNVRINSERLIQFSKSQVDYILGSNPSKMSLMVGYGKKFPQHIHHRGSSLPSIAKHPKLIACKEGTPYYQTKEPNPNLLIGAVVGGPDLTDSFSDDRKDPGETEPTTYVNAPLVGLLAYFKGKN; encoded by the exons ATGGTGGGAGAAGCTTTAGTGTCCATAATTTTGATAGTGTTAATGGGTTGGACTGTGGCTGAAAATGCGATTTTGCATGATTATGGTGATGCCTTGTCCAAAAGCGTGTTGTTTTTTGAGGGCCAAAGGTCGGGGAAATTACCCTCTAATCAGCGTTTGACATGGCGAAAAGATTCGGCTCTTCGTGATGGCCTTGACAAGGGC GTGGACTTAACCGGAGGCTACTATGATGCCGGCGACAACGTAAAGTACAATTTCCCGATGGCATTCACTACTACAATGCTAGCATGGAGTGTAATTGAATATGGCACGTCGATGGGTCCCGACCTCAGCCATGCAAAGGAGGCCATCCGATGGTCCACCGAGTACTTCCTCAAATGCACCAGTGTACCCGGTGTCGTTTTCGCTGGGGTTGGGGACCCCAACGCCGATCATAATTGCTGGCAAAGGCCGGAAGACATGCAGACTCCTCGTACGGTATACGCGGTTAGTGAAAAGGCCCCTGGTTCCGAGGTGTCCGCTGAGATTGCAGCGTCATTGGCCGCGGCTTCGATGGTGTTCAAAGCTTCCGACCGAGGATACTCTAATTTGCTTCTGCAAAGGGCCACTAAG GTATTTGAATTCGCAGACAAGTTTAGAGGATCATACAATTCTAGCATCGGGCGTGGAGTGTGCCCATTTTACTGTGATTACAATGGGTATCACGATGAGTTGGTGTGGGCTGCGGCTTGGCTACACAAAGCCACTGGAAATTCCCAGTATTGGAACTATATTTCTCAAAACATCCAATATTTGAGGAATGCCATGTTAGAATTCGGTTGGGACGCAAAACACGCCGGTATAAACGTACTA TTGTGTTGGATTGTCTTTAATTTGCAGTATGTTTTAAGCAACCCCAGCCTGGTAAAAACGACTCCTTTCCTTGCAAATGCTGACAACTTCGTGTGTGATGTATTGCCTGAATCGCCCATCAAAAGCTTTAAATATTCAcctg GTGGGCTAATGTTCAAACCAGGAGGTTGTAACATGCAGCACACAACTACTTTGTCATTTCTTACTCTAACATATGCTGGATATATACAAAATTCTAAAAGGATAATTCAATGCAAAAATGTGAGAATTAATTCAGAGAGGCTCATCCAATTCTCAAAATCACAG GTGGATTATATATTAGGGAGCAATCCCTCGAAAATGTCGCTAATGGTTGGATATGGGAAGAAATTTCCGCAGCATATACACCATAGGGGATCTTCATTACCTTCAATTGCCAAGCATCCAAAACTTATTGCTTGCAAAGAGGGAACACCCTATTATCAAACCAAGGAGCCAAACCCTAATTTGCTGATTGGAGCTGTGGTAGGGGGGCCGGatttaaccgattcgttttctGATGATCGGAAAGACCCTGGAGAAACGGAGCCAACCACTTATGTCAATGCACCTCTAGTAGGGCTCTTGGCTTACTTCAAAGGAAAGAACTAG